The Aquila chrysaetos chrysaetos chromosome 16, bAquChr1.4, whole genome shotgun sequence genome has a segment encoding these proteins:
- the IGF2 gene encoding insulin-like growth factor II, whose protein sequence is MSSAGAHTDERCRQPAFLPGPPPPPPPPQEVESSSGSAKVQRMCAARRMLLLLLAFLAYALDSAAAYGTAETLCGGELVDTLQFVCGDRGFYFSRPVGRNNRRINRGIVEECCFRSCDLALLETYCAKSVKSERDLSATSLAGLPALSKESFQKPSHAKYSKYDVWQKKSSQRLQREVPGILRARQYRWQAEGLQAAEEAKALHRPLISLPSQRPPAARASPETAGPQK, encoded by the exons atgTCAAGCGCCGGGGCACACACGGATGAGCGCTGCCGGcagcctgccttcctccccggcccgccgccgccgccgccgccgccgcaaGAAGTTGAGAGTAGCAGCGGCAGCGCCAAG GTGCAGAGGATGTGTGCGGCGAGGcggatgctgctgctgctgctggctttcctgGCCTACGCGCTGGATTCGGCTGCGGCGTACGGCACGGCGGAGACCCTCTGCGGCGGGGAACTGGTGGACACGCTGCAGTTCGTCTGTGGGGACAGGGGCTTCTACTTCA GTAGACCGGTGGGACGAAATAACCGGCGGATCAACCGGGGGATCGTGGAGGAGTGCTGCTTTCGGAGCTGTGACCTTGCTCTGCTGGAAACCTACTGCGCCAAGTCCGTCAAGTCTGAGCGCGACCTCTCCGCCACCTCCCTGGCGGGCCTGCCGGCACTCAGCAAG GAGAGCTTCCAGAAGCCCTCGCACGCCAAGTACTCCAAGTACGACGTGTGGCAGAAGAAGAGCTCCCAGCGGCTGCAGCGGGAGGTGCCCGGCATCCTGCGGGCTCGCCAGTACCGGTGGCAGGCGGAGGGGCTGCAGGCGGCCGAGGAAGCCAAGGCGCTGCACCGTCCCCTCatctccctgcccagccagaGGCCCCCAGCGGCCCGAGCCTCCCCCGAAACGGCTGGCCCCCAGAAATGA